A genomic stretch from Anoplolepis gracilipes chromosome 16, ASM4749672v1, whole genome shotgun sequence includes:
- the LOC140674693 gene encoding angiogenic factor with G patch and FHA domains 1 isoform X3, whose translation MDVCEMTSESEEGEIVSGFEDFTEELCNLPHILKYICKLHNHIKKQQKKINKLRNKLDEQKHQSLLFAKTFVNCETQTDSLNLDPIRSDKSLLQDWDISNDVKSSSIVDQVKQVAESALLQSGFVYEETSGLYYDYSTGYYYDTKQGLYYDGNTGIYYYYDKASNTYQFHSQVCVNDVTTMQLPISQKKEGKKAEKIHKADVKKRKIKSEEENSEDKEPEEGECSESENDDVSDEITPDISTNSESDYEEEPDLAKSYPPCIRVIVKETDLPKLKVGSLFLVTYTGGSLGREGDHSVLIPDINVSKHHARFEYDDTKKQYHIIDSGSRNGTFLNGKRLSVAKQESVAHEITHGSIIKIGGTKLLCHIHNGNETCGHCEPGLVQQNIILDENRISKKELHKEELRRLKHKFGFAKDNAANNQLAAGYQDRAQVRRQHVGSSHHRDKTEQSSVHTSIAKDNKGFKILSKMGWSEGHSLGKDGDGITEPVPIKANFSKAGIGLSEADFPNIEIDSNTEKKQILWRKTQERYKEIMD comes from the exons ATGGATGTATGTGAAATGACTAGTGAAAGTGAGGAAGGAGAAATTGTATCAGGCTTTGAAGATTTTACAGaagaattatgtaatttacctcatattttgaaatacatatgtaaGTTGCATAACCATATTAAAAAGCAgcagaagaaaattaataaactacgAAATAAACTTGATGAACag AAACACCAAAGTTTGCTTTTTGCAAAAACATTTGTAAATTGTGAGACTCAGACAGATTCGCTTAATCTTGATCCGATAAGATCCGATAAATCATTATTGCAAGATTGGGATATTAGTAATGATGTTAAATCATCCAGTATAGTAGATCAAGTAAAACAAGTAGCAGAATCAGCCTTACTACAAAGCGGTTTTGTTTATGAGGAAACATCAGGATTGTATTATGATTATAGTACTGGATATTACTATGATacg aagcaAGGTCTGTATTACGATGGAAATACTGGGATATATTACTACTATGACAAGGCTAGTAATACCTATCAATTCCACAGTCAAGTTTGTGTAAATGATGTTACTACTATGCAACTTCCTATTTCTCAAAAgaaggaaggaaaaaaagcTGAGAAAATACATAAG GCTGACGTAAAAAAACGCAAAATTAAAAGCGAAGAAGAAAATTCAGAAGATAAAGAGCCTGAGGAGGGTGAATGCTCAGAAAGCGAGAATGATGACGTCTCCGACGAAATTACTCCTGATATATCTACTAACAGTGAAAGCGACTATGAAGAAGAACCag atttagcAAAAAGTTACCCACCATGTATAAGGGTTATTGTAAAGGAAACAGACTTACCAAAATTAAAAGTGGGCTCGCTTTTTCTCGTGACATATACAGGAGGTTCATTAGGTCGAGAAGGTGATCATTCGGTACTAATACCGGACATAAATGTCAGCAag CATCACGCACGTTTTGAATATGATGACACTAAGAAACAGTACCACATAATAGATTCTGGTTCGAGAAATGGTACATTTTTAAACGGGAAGAGATTATCAGTAGCTAAGCAGGAATCCGTAGCTCACGAGATAACGCATGgctcaattataaaaattggcGGGACAAAATTATTGTGCCATATTCATAACGGAAATGAAACATGCGGTCATTGCGAGCCAGGTCTTGTGCAACAAAATATCATTCTCGATGAAAATAGAATTTCCAAGAAAGAACTTCATAAAGAAGAGTTACGACGTCTGAAACACAAGTTCGGATTTGCAAAAGATAATGCAGCTAATAATCAATTAGCTGCGGGTTATCAAGATAGAGCGCAAGTTAGGAGACAGCATGTAGGTTCCTCGCATCATCGTGATAAAACAGAACAGAGCTCTGTTCATAc ATCGATTGCAAAGGATAACAAAGGATTCAAAATACTCTCAAAAATGGGTTGGTCCGAAGGCCATTCCTTAGGAAAGGACGGAGACGGGATAACGGAACCC